Within the Candidatus Paceibacterota bacterium genome, the region CGTCTTTGTCAAAGTGATAGATCTCATTTTTGATTCTTGTTAATTTCTTTTCCATGTTTTGTATTTTATAAAGATTTAATACTGACCATTTTGTGCTTCCGCAATATCCGCCTGATCTTCATCATCGCTTTCAAGCTCTTCGTCCGTGAGGGGATCAAGAGGGCTGTCGTCGTATCTCTCCTCGTCTAGCTCATCGACCTTTGTCTCTTCGTCAAAAAATGTTTTACTGGCTGGCATTGTTTTGATTAAATTTTATGTGTGGGGAAAGCTTGCTCTCCCCCCCAGAAATGGATCGTACTCCGAATTACTAAATATGATTTATACAATCCCACCTTCCCCAGCCCTCCCGTAAAATAAACCATATGGCCATGTCGGTTGACTTCTTGTAATCTTTGCGATCTTCCAAGGTCCAATTCAATCCCCTCCACCTTAATCCGTCCAGCCATGTGTCTTGTGTGAATTGCCATATTCCGGTCGCTGTTCCAATGGGATTTTTAGCCTTAGGATTCCACTGGCTCTCACAAGTTATAACCCTGAAAGCATAATTAGTGTTGATACCGTTCTTTTGAAGTTCATTTGAAACGTAATCTTTAACGGATAGCGAGGGATAAGTTTTTCGTTCTTCTCCCGTAACATTCCGCCCCGCGATTACCCCCGTTGATGTGTCAATTTTATTCACACCAACCGAAGTGTCGTCGGAATATATAGTGAAGGAGTTCACTGCTAACTTGTTGATATTGGTTATTGCCGAAGTCCATGAAAGGATAATTACGGAAAGTAACATGAATATCAATATTTCTTTGTTCTGCTTGTTTCTGCGATATTTGGTCAAAGAGCCTTTATACGTTTTGTTTCTCCTGATCGTTTTCGCGACGGCGGGAAAATGATATGTTCCCATGGGATAATGCGTTCTGATCATATTTATAATTTAATGATAAAGAACTGCGTCACCCTCACAGTTTCTGATTAATAAAAAAAACCTAGTCTCTAAGGACTAGATTTTATTAGCATAAAAAAATTAGCCCTTAAAGGCTAAGTTTCTGAAAATGGCTTTTGTGCGACGTTATATAAATAGAAATAAAAGGGCTCTTTCTAAGATCCCCTTATGCTCTTCGCGTATATTATTAATATTTTCTTTCGGCCGGCTCATAAGTTCCCAGCATAACTTTTTCATAAACTATTTTCTGTTTTGGAACATTATTCAACTTGCCCCGATTCCATCGTTTCCAATTTTTCATTTTTCCTCCGCTCTTTGCACTATCGCAGTAATTTCGTTCTCTCGCTTGAAAACCTGACCTCAGCTTCCTGGTCATTAAGCTGGAACGCAAGGTCTATGGCCCGATCAAATACTCTTCTCACGAGATCTTCAGGGTCGTGAATTCGATATTTTATTGCAATTTCAACTGCACTTCTGGCATCTCCTGAAATGTCATACATTTCCATGGCTTTAACCAATATATCGCTTGCCTTGATCTCGTCCGCAAGTTTTATATATGTCAGGCCGGCAATGACATCTTCCGGTATGTCTTTAATTTTAACTGCGCCGGCATTTATCATGCCACCAAGCATTTCGACGCATTCAGCGGCCTTTCTGTAGTGATACAGCCTGACTTGCCAGGCAAGTTCCTTGCTTTCAAGCTGTTTCGATATCCTCTTCAGGTTTTTTCCGATCTCTTCCAAATTTTCATTCAAATTATCCGATCCTCCTCGCTATAGTAAATATATTAACAGTTATGTTCTTCATATGTCAAACTTTCCAGCTAATACAGTTTTTCCTTTTCTTCCCTGAGGAAATATATCCACTCCTCAAATATCTCGATGAATGTTTTGAACGGCGCCTCAATGATAAAGTCCAATATGAACACAAATATGTTGATCGATGCCATTTTTTCCGATATCCACTGTCCCATCTGGATTATCGGTATAGTGAACAAGTCTATAATGAACGTTCCCATTCCTTCTTTTCTCTGAACAACAAGCAGCTCCCTTGCATTCCTCCTTATTTTTATTCCGAAATAACTCACAACACTCAGGAAGAATAGGAACAGGATCATGCTGACTATATTGAAAGTGAGCTGATTCAATATCCAGATTATGAAACTGAACGACGCGATGAAGACTGTTATATAGAAAAACTTGAACACATTGAGAAAGAACGAGCTTTTCAGAAATATTCCCTTCAAAACGAACGGGGGCTGGATATATTTGTCATATATCATCTCCTTTACGCCTGCGACGATAAGTTCCGTATTTTTTTTGCTCGGAACCTTTATCGTCACAACGACCAGAAACATGAGAAACGGCGGAAATATTACATTTATTCCCAATGCCAGGTAGTTTATATGTCCCAAAACGTATTTGTCGAAGGGCAGCTCCAAAATGAATGCCAGAACCATTTTAGTAATGAATATGTAAAGAATGCTTCTGATCGCGGCTCTTTTCAGTTTTGTCTTAGCTTCTTTGTATTTCTTCTGACATGCCTCTTTTACCGAATCTTCAATGTTGTAATGGAACGAGAACACTTTTTCCAGGCCTTTTTCATTGGCCTCAAGGACATGCTCGATTATCGTGAAATATGCAAG harbors:
- a CDS encoding transglycosylase SLT domain-containing protein yields the protein MIRTHYPMGTYHFPAVAKTIRRNKTYKGSLTKYRRNKQNKEILIFMLLSVIILSWTSAITNINKLAVNSFTIYSDDTSVGVNKIDTSTGVIAGRNVTGEERKTYPSLSVKDYVSNELQKNGINTNYAFRVITCESQWNPKAKNPIGTATGIWQFTQDTWLDGLRWRGLNWTLEDRKDYKKSTDMAIWFILREGWGRWDCINHI